The following coding sequences are from one Microbacterium sp. SSM24 window:
- a CDS encoding Rne/Rng family ribonuclease: MADGNDEDLTPQTGSDAPLAPDAAGDDLAAAETDAVIEAVEVYEEGAPAPTTDAPEADAAPDVAETETSALEAPVVEPEAPAAEPEAPAAEPEAPAAEAAEPEAPAAEPEPDAPATAVSLGLLPEVFVSAVSTQLLFYAPEVIALPAVPDAEPEQEHEQSTSSRRRSRRRGGEGRDEASEPSQPRQRAVELITEPQRIKGSTRLEAKKQRRRDGREAGRRRAVVTEAEFLARRESVDRVMIVRSKNGRIQIAVLEDNVLVEHYVARNQDASLIGNVYLGRVQNVLPSMEAAFVDIGRGRNAVLYSGEVDWDAVETGNQPRRIELALKSGDRVLVQVTKDPVGHKGARLTSQISLPGRYLVYVPGGAMNGISRKLPDTERARLKKILKEVLPESSGVIVRTAAEGATEEQLTRDVQRLTSQWEHISTQVQSIQAPALLHSEPDLLVKIVRDVFNEDFSRMLIQGEDAHHTITKYVESVAPDLLERVEAYEGDRDPFDQFRVTEQIEKALDRKVWLPSGGSLVIDRTEAMTVVDVNTGKFVGSGGNLEETVTKNNLEAAEEIVRQLRLRDIGGIIVVDFIDMVLESNRDLVLRRLVECLSRDRTKHQVAEVTSLGLVQMTRKKLGLGLLETFSEACEVCAGRGVIVHHDPVVKHRGSQASAGSSSSSGRRQRGGAQQPSAGGGSNGTHVITEGAKSALAQIAASTIHHHDEVPVEAAAVAEPPVERPKKARKKRGESAKAKPVPKTETDMLLDSVLSALPEPKAPGQGRSRRRVTTAALTGTPVAHTPNEE; encoded by the coding sequence ATGGCCGATGGCAACGATGAAGACCTCACCCCGCAGACCGGATCGGATGCCCCGCTAGCGCCAGACGCAGCGGGCGACGATCTCGCCGCGGCCGAGACCGACGCGGTGATCGAAGCGGTCGAGGTATACGAAGAAGGCGCCCCGGCGCCGACCACCGACGCGCCGGAAGCGGATGCCGCTCCCGACGTCGCCGAGACAGAGACATCCGCACTCGAGGCCCCGGTCGTCGAGCCGGAGGCGCCCGCCGCCGAGCCCGAGGCGCCGGCCGCTGAGCCCGAGGCGCCGGCCGCTGAGGCCGCCGAGCCCGAGGCTCCCGCCGCTGAGCCCGAGCCCGACGCTCCCGCCACGGCGGTCTCGCTGGGCCTGCTGCCCGAGGTGTTCGTGTCGGCGGTGTCGACGCAGCTCCTGTTCTACGCCCCCGAGGTGATCGCCCTTCCCGCGGTCCCCGACGCCGAGCCCGAACAGGAGCACGAGCAGTCGACCTCCTCACGCCGTCGCAGCCGCCGTCGCGGGGGAGAGGGCCGGGACGAGGCATCCGAGCCGTCGCAGCCTCGTCAGCGCGCCGTCGAGCTCATCACCGAGCCGCAGCGCATCAAGGGCTCCACGCGTCTCGAGGCGAAGAAGCAGCGCCGTCGTGACGGCCGCGAGGCCGGTCGCCGCCGCGCCGTGGTGACCGAGGCGGAGTTCCTCGCGCGCCGCGAGTCGGTCGACCGCGTGATGATCGTGCGGTCCAAGAACGGCCGCATCCAGATCGCGGTGCTCGAAGACAACGTGCTCGTCGAGCACTACGTCGCGCGCAACCAGGACGCCTCGCTCATCGGCAACGTCTACCTCGGCCGCGTGCAAAACGTGCTCCCGAGCATGGAGGCGGCGTTCGTCGACATCGGCCGCGGCCGCAACGCGGTGCTGTACTCGGGCGAGGTCGACTGGGATGCGGTCGAGACCGGCAACCAGCCGCGCCGCATCGAGCTCGCGCTGAAGTCCGGCGACAGGGTGCTCGTGCAGGTCACGAAGGATCCGGTCGGCCACAAGGGCGCCCGTCTCACGAGCCAGATATCGCTCCCCGGCCGCTACCTGGTGTACGTGCCCGGCGGCGCCATGAACGGCATCTCGCGCAAGCTTCCCGACACCGAGCGCGCTCGCCTGAAGAAGATCCTCAAGGAGGTGCTCCCGGAGTCCTCGGGCGTGATCGTGCGCACCGCGGCCGAGGGCGCCACCGAGGAACAGCTGACGCGCGACGTCCAGCGGCTCACCAGCCAGTGGGAGCACATCAGCACGCAGGTCCAGTCGATCCAGGCTCCCGCGCTGCTGCACTCCGAGCCCGACCTGCTGGTCAAGATCGTGCGCGACGTCTTCAACGAGGACTTCTCGAGGATGCTCATCCAGGGCGAGGACGCGCACCACACGATCACGAAGTACGTCGAGAGCGTCGCGCCCGACCTGCTCGAGCGCGTCGAGGCCTACGAGGGCGATCGCGACCCGTTCGACCAGTTCCGCGTGACGGAGCAGATCGAGAAGGCGCTGGACCGCAAGGTGTGGCTGCCGTCGGGCGGCTCGCTCGTGATCGACCGCACCGAGGCGATGACCGTCGTCGACGTCAACACGGGCAAGTTCGTCGGCTCCGGCGGAAACCTCGAAGAGACCGTCACCAAGAACAACCTCGAGGCGGCCGAGGAGATCGTGCGCCAGCTGCGCCTGCGCGACATCGGCGGCATCATCGTCGTCGACTTCATCGACATGGTGCTCGAATCCAACCGGGATCTCGTGCTGCGCCGTCTCGTCGAGTGCCTGAGCCGCGACCGTACGAAGCACCAGGTCGCCGAGGTGACCTCTCTCGGACTCGTCCAGATGACGCGCAAGAAGCTCGGACTCGGCCTGCTCGAGACCTTCAGCGAGGCGTGCGAGGTGTGCGCGGGACGTGGCGTCATCGTGCACCACGACCCGGTCGTGAAGCACCGCGGATCTCAGGCTTCGGCCGGATCGTCGTCGTCCTCGGGTCGACGTCAGCGCGGCGGCGCCCAGCAGCCGAGCGCCGGCGGCGGCTCCAACGGCACACATGTGATCACCGAGGGCGCGAAGTCCGCGCTCGCGCAGATCGCGGCATCCACCATTCATCACCACGACGAGGTCCCCGTCGAAGCGGCCGCTGTCGCGGAACCGCCGGTGGAACGGCCGAAGAAGGCGCGCAAGAAGCGCGGCGAGTCGGCCAAGGCCAAGCCCGTGCCGAAGACCGAGACGGACATGCTGCTCGACTCCGTGCTCAGCGCTCTCCCCGAGCCGAAGGCACCGGGTCAGGGCCGTTCGCGTCGCCGGGTCACCACCGCCGCCCTCACGGGCACGCCGGTGGCGCACACGCCGAACGAGGAGTGA
- a CDS encoding DUF4031 domain-containing protein, which yields MAILIDDPRWPAHGRLWAHLVSDSDLDELHAFAAANGIPRRGFDRDHYDVPDEAHARLVAAGAEHVSGHELVRRLIASGLRITARERRAGR from the coding sequence GTGGCGATCCTCATAGACGATCCGCGCTGGCCGGCGCACGGCCGACTCTGGGCGCACCTCGTGAGCGATTCGGATCTCGACGAGCTCCACGCGTTCGCCGCAGCGAACGGCATCCCCCGTCGCGGCTTCGACCGCGACCACTACGACGTCCCCGATGAGGCGCACGCACGCCTCGTCGCGGCCGGCGCCGAGCACGTCAGCGGCCACGAGCTGGTGCGCCGCCTGATCGCCTCAGGACTCCGCATCACCGCGCGGGAGCGCCGCGCCGGCCGCTAG
- the obgE gene encoding GTPase ObgE produces MVTFVDRVTLHLRAGKGGNGCVSVKREKFKPLAGPDGGNGGHGGDIVLVADPQVTTLLSYHHSPHRAGGNGGFGMGDHRSGAAGEALELAVPVGTVVKDSEGETLVDMIDAGMRFVVAPGGIGGLGNATLANPKRKAPGFALLGTPGWEGDVLLELKTVADVALVGFPSAGKSSLIAAISAARPKIADYPFTTLHPNLGVVQAGDTRYTVADVPGLIEGASEGKGLGLEFLRHVERCTALVHVLDCATLDPGRDPLTDLDVILAELGAYPVPEGQTPLLDRPQLIALNKVDVPEAKDLADLVRPELEARGFRVFEISTVSHEGLRQLTFALGDIVAAHRVELAKAPAPERIVIRPKGSQKEFWIRVEGGTYGNIYRILGEKPLRWVQQTDFQNEEAVGYLADRLEKLGVEDELFRSGATPGATVVIGEGDGIIFDWEPSVKSTAELATAPRGTDPRLLQSSRRTTSERRERYHDMMDAKAEARAELESERIAGPRWDDEGDDA; encoded by the coding sequence ATGGTCACGTTCGTCGATCGTGTGACGCTGCATCTGCGCGCCGGCAAGGGCGGCAACGGCTGCGTGTCGGTCAAGCGCGAGAAGTTCAAGCCGCTGGCCGGCCCCGACGGCGGCAACGGTGGTCATGGCGGCGACATCGTGCTCGTCGCCGACCCTCAGGTGACGACGCTCCTCTCGTACCACCACTCGCCGCACCGCGCCGGAGGCAACGGCGGCTTCGGCATGGGCGACCACCGCTCCGGCGCCGCGGGCGAGGCGCTCGAGCTCGCCGTCCCGGTGGGCACCGTGGTGAAGGATTCCGAGGGCGAGACGCTCGTCGACATGATCGACGCCGGAATGCGGTTCGTGGTCGCTCCGGGCGGCATCGGCGGTCTCGGCAACGCGACGCTGGCCAACCCCAAGCGCAAGGCCCCCGGCTTCGCCCTGCTCGGCACTCCCGGGTGGGAGGGCGACGTCCTCCTCGAACTGAAGACGGTGGCGGATGTCGCGCTCGTCGGCTTCCCGTCCGCCGGCAAGTCCAGCCTCATCGCGGCGATCTCGGCCGCTCGGCCCAAGATCGCGGACTACCCGTTCACCACGCTCCACCCCAACCTCGGAGTCGTGCAGGCCGGCGACACCCGGTACACGGTCGCCGACGTCCCCGGACTGATCGAAGGCGCGAGCGAGGGCAAGGGCCTCGGCCTCGAATTCCTCCGCCACGTCGAGCGCTGCACTGCGCTCGTCCACGTGCTCGACTGTGCGACCCTCGATCCCGGCCGTGATCCGCTCACCGACCTCGACGTGATCCTCGCCGAGCTGGGCGCCTACCCGGTTCCCGAGGGTCAGACCCCGCTGCTCGACCGCCCGCAGCTGATCGCCCTGAACAAGGTCGACGTCCCCGAGGCGAAGGATCTCGCCGACCTCGTCCGTCCCGAGCTCGAAGCGCGCGGTTTCCGGGTGTTCGAGATCTCGACGGTGAGCCACGAAGGTCTTCGCCAGCTGACGTTCGCGCTCGGCGACATCGTCGCGGCGCATCGTGTCGAGCTGGCGAAGGCGCCCGCGCCCGAGCGCATCGTCATCCGTCCCAAGGGGTCGCAGAAGGAGTTCTGGATCCGCGTCGAGGGCGGCACGTACGGCAACATCTACCGGATCCTCGGCGAGAAGCCCCTGCGATGGGTGCAGCAGACCGACTTCCAGAACGAAGAGGCCGTCGGCTATCTCGCCGACCGGCTCGAGAAGCTGGGCGTCGAGGACGAGCTGTTCCGCTCCGGGGCGACACCCGGGGCGACGGTGGTCATCGGCGAGGGCGACGGGATCATCTTCGACTGGGAGCCGTCCGTCAAGTCGACGGCCGAGCTCGCGACGGCGCCGCGCGGTACCGATCCCCGCCTGCTCCAGAGCTCGCGGCGCACGACGTCCGAGCGCCGCGAGCGCTACCACGACATGATGGATGCCAAGGCCGAGGCTCGTGCGGAGCTCGAGTCCGAACGCATCGCCGGACCCCGTTGGGACGACGAGGGCGACGACGCGTGA
- the rplU gene encoding 50S ribosomal protein L21, which translates to MVYAVVRAGGRQEKVQVGTIVVLDRQKAKIGDSIELPVVLHVDGDTVTTDADKLAKVTVTAEVLGEERGPKIVIQKFKNKTGYKKRQGHRQDLTRVKVTGIK; encoded by the coding sequence GTGGTTTACGCAGTTGTGCGCGCCGGTGGCCGGCAGGAGAAGGTGCAGGTCGGCACCATCGTCGTGCTCGACCGCCAGAAGGCGAAGATCGGCGACTCGATCGAGCTGCCCGTCGTGCTCCACGTCGACGGAGACACCGTCACGACCGATGCCGACAAGCTCGCGAAGGTGACCGTCACCGCCGAGGTTCTCGGCGAGGAGCGCGGCCCGAAGATCGTGATCCAGAAGTTCAAGAACAAGACCGGTTACAAGAAGCGCCAGGGGCACCGTCAGGACCTCACGCGCGTCAAGGTCACCGGCATCAAGTAA
- the rpmA gene encoding 50S ribosomal protein L27, with protein sequence MAHKKGASSTRNGRDSNAQRLGVKRFGGQKVLAGEIIVRQRGTHFHPGANVGRGGDDTLFALAAGAVEFGQKGGRKVVNIVAAAE encoded by the coding sequence ATGGCACACAAAAAGGGCGCAAGCTCCACCCGTAACGGTCGTGACTCCAACGCTCAGCGACTGGGCGTGAAGCGCTTCGGCGGCCAGAAGGTCCTCGCCGGCGAGATCATCGTCCGTCAGCGCGGCACCCACTTCCACCCCGGCGCCAACGTCGGTCGCGGTGGCGACGACACGCTGTTCGCTCTCGCAGCGGGCGCGGTCGAGTTCGGTCAGAAGGGCGGCCGCAAGGTCGTCAACATCGTGGCGGCCGCGGAGTAA
- a CDS encoding DUF4233 domain-containing protein: MSAAETPAPRTRRPRGAAESLASIVLAFESIIAFLGGLVIYGLRALPEPIAPWWGIVAGTVVAVLMILTTRFLRYAWGIALGWVLQVVVALGAFLVPSLAIVALIFGGMYAYATIKGAALDRRNARLAANPAEEA; this comes from the coding sequence GTGAGCGCCGCCGAGACTCCCGCGCCCCGGACGCGCCGGCCCCGTGGGGCGGCCGAGTCCCTCGCATCGATCGTCCTCGCCTTCGAGTCGATCATCGCGTTCCTGGGCGGGCTGGTGATCTACGGCCTGCGCGCGCTGCCCGAGCCCATCGCGCCGTGGTGGGGGATCGTCGCCGGCACGGTGGTCGCCGTCCTCATGATCCTGACGACGCGCTTCCTGCGATACGCGTGGGGGATCGCCCTCGGCTGGGTGCTGCAGGTGGTCGTGGCGCTCGGGGCGTTCCTCGTGCCGTCGCTGGCGATCGTCGCCCTCATTTTCGGCGGCATGTACGCATATGCGACGATCAAGGGAGCGGCCCTCGACCGGCGCAACGCCCGACTCGCGGCGAACCCTGCAGAAGAAGCCTGA
- the ndk gene encoding nucleoside-diphosphate kinase, whose protein sequence is MATEETLVLVKPDGVARGLTGAILARIEAKGYSLVDIRLVEPDRGTLERHYAEHEGKPFYEPLLEFMMSGPSVAIRLAGNRVIEGFRSLAGTTDPTTAAPGTIRGDLGRDWGLKVQQNLVHGSDSPESAARELGIWF, encoded by the coding sequence ATGGCCACCGAAGAGACCCTCGTCCTCGTCAAGCCCGACGGAGTCGCGCGCGGCCTGACGGGCGCGATCCTCGCCCGCATCGAGGCGAAGGGCTATTCGCTCGTCGACATCCGCCTCGTCGAGCCGGACCGCGGCACCCTCGAGCGGCACTACGCCGAGCACGAGGGGAAGCCGTTCTACGAGCCGCTCCTCGAGTTCATGATGTCGGGACCCTCCGTGGCGATCCGCCTCGCCGGCAACCGCGTGATCGAGGGCTTCCGCTCGCTCGCCGGCACCACCGATCCGACCACCGCGGCGCCCGGCACGATCCGCGGCGACCTCGGCCGCGACTGGGGCCTCAAGGTGCAGCAGAACCTCGTGCACGGGTCCGACAGCCCGGAATCCGCGGCCCGCGAGCTCGGCATCTGGTTCTGA
- a CDS encoding vitamin K epoxide reductase family protein gives MPETPSHPRHTVMAVWLIIAGAIGWWAAFSLTMERLHLLADPDAIASCDFSILVQCTANLESWQGSVFGFPNPILGLTGWVAPIVVGVAMLAGARFARWFWWLFELGMLCAFVFVIWLIAQSIFVLGTLCPWCMVTWIVTIPTFYVVTLHVLRAGFVPVGPRARRRAEALMGWVPLMAVVSYAIIAVIAQIRLDVLGNLF, from the coding sequence ATGCCCGAGACCCCCTCGCACCCGCGTCACACGGTCATGGCCGTGTGGCTCATCATCGCCGGCGCGATCGGCTGGTGGGCGGCCTTCTCGCTGACGATGGAGCGCCTCCACCTCCTGGCGGATCCTGACGCGATCGCCTCGTGCGACTTCAGCATCCTGGTGCAGTGCACCGCGAACCTCGAGTCGTGGCAGGGCAGCGTGTTCGGCTTCCCCAACCCGATCCTCGGCCTCACCGGGTGGGTGGCGCCGATCGTCGTCGGCGTCGCGATGCTCGCGGGCGCACGGTTCGCGCGCTGGTTCTGGTGGCTGTTCGAACTCGGGATGCTGTGCGCGTTCGTCTTCGTGATCTGGCTGATCGCGCAGAGCATCTTCGTGCTGGGCACCCTGTGCCCGTGGTGCATGGTCACGTGGATCGTCACGATCCCGACGTTCTACGTCGTCACCCTCCACGTGCTGCGCGCCGGGTTCGTCCCCGTCGGACCCCGCGCGCGCCGCCGCGCCGAGGCGCTCATGGGATGGGTGCCCCTGATGGCGGTCGTCAGCTACGCGATCATCGCCGTGATCGCCCAGATCCGTCTGGACGTGCTCGGGAACCTCTTCTAG
- a CDS encoding bifunctional folylpolyglutamate synthase/dihydrofolate synthase, with product MSDRDIARADAVYAALLERQGERWVQPRVERTRRVLELLDDPQKTYRVVHVTGTNGKTSTSRLIESLVRAHGLRTGLFTSPHLERFTERIMVDGEPIADAAVADAWDEIQPFVGLVDAELEAAGDAPLTFFELLTVLAFVAFADAPIDVLVLEVGMGGAWDSTNTADGDVAVFTPIDIDHADRLGETIAEIASVKAGIIKDGAAVVSARQDAAAEAVLREAAASQGATIAFEGTDFALVEQRLAVGGQQITVRGLAGTYEDEYLPLYGAHQGFNATLAIAAVEALIGGAAQPVAGDVLADGLSQATAPGRLQLVGIAPTVLVDAAHNPHGAAALATALREAFDFDEWGVVLGVFADKDAAGIVRALAPIATHVFATSPASDRAEEADRLADLAEAEGLPVTVHDDLAQAAEAARSWAAASDRRAVVIAGSVVLAGEALALADAEAWKSGWDA from the coding sequence ATGAGCGACCGCGACATCGCCCGCGCCGACGCCGTGTACGCGGCGCTCCTGGAGCGGCAGGGGGAGCGCTGGGTGCAGCCTCGCGTGGAGCGCACCCGACGCGTCCTGGAGCTGCTCGACGATCCGCAGAAGACGTACCGGGTCGTGCATGTCACGGGCACGAACGGAAAGACGTCGACGAGCCGGCTCATCGAGAGTCTGGTGCGCGCGCACGGCCTGCGGACCGGCCTCTTCACGAGCCCGCACCTCGAGCGGTTCACCGAGCGCATCATGGTCGACGGCGAGCCCATCGCGGATGCCGCGGTCGCCGACGCCTGGGACGAGATCCAGCCCTTCGTCGGCCTCGTCGACGCCGAGCTCGAAGCCGCCGGCGACGCGCCGCTCACCTTCTTCGAGCTGCTCACCGTGCTGGCGTTCGTCGCCTTCGCGGATGCCCCGATCGACGTGCTCGTGCTCGAAGTCGGCATGGGCGGAGCCTGGGACTCGACGAACACCGCCGATGGCGACGTCGCCGTGTTCACTCCGATCGACATCGATCACGCCGACCGCCTCGGCGAGACGATCGCCGAGATCGCGTCGGTGAAGGCGGGGATCATCAAGGACGGCGCGGCCGTCGTGTCCGCACGGCAGGATGCCGCGGCCGAGGCCGTGCTGCGGGAGGCCGCCGCGTCCCAGGGCGCGACGATCGCATTCGAGGGCACCGACTTCGCACTCGTCGAGCAGCGGCTGGCCGTCGGCGGCCAGCAGATCACGGTGCGCGGGCTCGCCGGCACCTACGAGGACGAGTACCTCCCGCTGTACGGAGCCCACCAGGGCTTCAACGCGACGCTGGCGATCGCCGCGGTCGAGGCGCTCATCGGCGGCGCCGCGCAGCCCGTCGCGGGCGACGTGCTCGCAGACGGTCTCAGCCAGGCGACCGCCCCCGGCCGGCTGCAGCTGGTCGGCATCGCACCCACGGTGCTCGTCGACGCCGCGCACAACCCGCACGGGGCGGCGGCGCTGGCGACCGCGCTGCGCGAAGCATTCGACTTCGACGAGTGGGGCGTCGTCCTCGGCGTCTTCGCCGACAAGGACGCGGCGGGGATCGTCCGCGCGCTGGCACCGATCGCGACGCACGTCTTCGCGACCTCGCCGGCGTCGGACCGCGCCGAAGAGGCCGACCGGCTCGCCGACCTGGCCGAAGCGGAAGGACTGCCCGTCACGGTGCACGACGACCTCGCGCAGGCGGCCGAAGCCGCGCGCTCGTGGGCGGCGGCATCGGACCGGCGTGCGGTCGTGATCGCGGGCTCCGTCGTCCTCGCGGGAGAGGCGCTCGCCCTCGCGGACGCCGAGGCATGGAAGAGCGGGTGGGACGCGTGA